Proteins from a single region of Spirochaetota bacterium:
- a CDS encoding discoidin domain-containing protein, which yields MEPVNVSIRKIHGGTVSAFSSQLDEEHSPSAVLADGGYWSTQKSNSIVPEFVIVDFGEVVPVDCVEICAAPAGKTTFPHDFRVEVSVDGGVWRVVQSERKYEMEESLVYRLDMPLALIRFIRLYIVRPRKTGAKFFSEIGSIRAGIGGAREVSASSHSSYEFLPARLLDGNDDTFWESEIRTGQSREHVELDLGRVLQVNGIWLVSAGVAPHGFPESFYVEVSTDRTVWAPLFEEKYFSAQPSMAYFHEAVVTPARYVRVEMSTISLGAKTFGARLAGFAVSAAPFEIAHTHNIGELTPQASIFQAGVVRLARDGGDSLGTVVQASDRRLRDATTIFKGIVQLAEDGDDRPGFAVQSSDSRFKPASELRPGVVRLAYDRENKPGVVVQASDSRLAEATENTYGIVRLCPDAVYSDMSVVRGTDSRLKKATTTSHGICRLAGDGENNSECVVQGSDRRLRNGTTINKGIIELAEDGEDAECVAVQGNDRRLKNATTMAKGIVELAEDGEDAAGVAVQGNDRRLQNASEKAKGILRFAKDGEDSSLAAVQGNDRRLKNATTKAKGIVELAEDGEDRGGVVVQGNDRRLKNASETAMGILRFAKDGEDDSLIAVQGSDRRLKNATTMAMGILRFAKDGEDDPLIAVQGSDRRLKNATTTAKGIVELAEDGEDREGVVVQGSDRRLKNASETARGILRFAEDGEEVALTAVQGSDRRLKNATTTAKGIVELADDGEDAGEVVVQGNDRRLKNATTLAKGIVELAEDGEDAAGVVVQGNDRRLKNATESAPGIVVLAANGEIKKGAVLQSDDARLSDPREPLPHAHNYAPLVHAYSGHSGTISVTEKRSEAFVGIAPPPDSSAVVYAKNESPGDGSVGVIGVSAGCPDGAQRSWGVIGHGAFAGVKGQSPGNGEAGPRGCGVIGVSRFGAGGVFASEHSYSLVADGYGSIGDFDDTVNLVGNGEALLVKGSSEFHGRMRVHNRSREGSFPANIVEMFEVDDIDYISPGDILTASAVGGGVLSRSSGAYMRSVVGIVSGNPTLVIDNTGESRKAYPVALAGRVLCKVDARGRPIRPGDLIVTSETPGCGMAGEIDSFAKIGTVIGKALDGLSGGMGTISVFVAHL from the coding sequence ATGGAGCCTGTAAACGTCAGTATACGAAAAATCCATGGCGGTACGGTTTCCGCCTTTTCAAGCCAGCTCGATGAAGAACATTCCCCATCGGCCGTGCTTGCCGATGGGGGATACTGGAGCACCCAGAAGAGCAATTCGATCGTTCCCGAGTTCGTCATCGTCGATTTCGGGGAGGTTGTTCCCGTTGACTGCGTGGAGATATGCGCGGCGCCTGCGGGGAAAACGACATTTCCCCACGACTTCAGGGTCGAGGTGAGCGTAGATGGCGGGGTATGGAGGGTGGTGCAGAGCGAGAGAAAATACGAGATGGAAGAGAGCCTCGTCTACCGTCTCGATATGCCCCTCGCCCTGATTCGCTTCATCCGCCTGTATATTGTCAGGCCCCGGAAGACGGGGGCGAAGTTCTTCTCGGAAATAGGATCGATCAGAGCGGGGATCGGCGGTGCCCGGGAGGTGAGCGCGTCGAGCCATTCTTCGTACGAATTCCTGCCCGCGCGTCTGCTCGACGGCAACGACGATACGTTCTGGGAATCGGAGATCCGTACCGGACAGTCGCGGGAGCATGTGGAGCTCGACCTGGGGAGGGTATTGCAGGTAAACGGAATATGGCTCGTCTCCGCCGGTGTGGCGCCCCACGGTTTTCCGGAAAGCTTTTACGTGGAGGTCAGCACCGACCGCACTGTGTGGGCCCCGCTTTTCGAGGAAAAATATTTCAGCGCGCAGCCCTCGATGGCCTATTTCCACGAGGCGGTGGTGACGCCTGCGCGCTATGTGCGCGTCGAGATGAGCACGATTTCGCTTGGAGCAAAAACCTTCGGCGCGCGCCTGGCGGGCTTCGCCGTGAGCGCCGCCCCTTTCGAAATAGCGCATACGCATAACATAGGCGAGCTGACTCCGCAGGCTTCCATCTTCCAGGCGGGCGTGGTGCGGCTGGCCCGCGACGGTGGCGATTCGCTCGGCACCGTTGTGCAGGCGAGCGACCGGCGCCTCCGCGACGCGACCACGATTTTCAAGGGTATTGTACAGCTTGCCGAGGACGGCGACGACAGACCGGGTTTCGCCGTGCAGTCGTCCGATTCGAGGTTCAAACCGGCCTCGGAATTGCGTCCAGGGGTGGTGCGGCTTGCCTATGACAGGGAGAACAAGCCCGGTGTTGTCGTGCAGGCGAGCGATTCGAGGCTCGCGGAAGCCACGGAAAACACCTACGGGATCGTCCGTCTCTGTCCCGATGCGGTCTATTCTGACATGAGCGTTGTCCGGGGTACGGACAGCCGCCTGAAAAAGGCGACAACGACCTCGCACGGCATCTGCCGCCTCGCCGGGGACGGTGAGAACAACTCCGAGTGCGTGGTACAGGGAAGTGACCGGAGGCTCCGCAACGGTACGACTATCAACAAGGGAATCATCGAGCTTGCCGAGGACGGTGAGGATGCCGAGTGCGTGGCGGTGCAGGGGAACGACCGGCGGTTGAAAAACGCGACGACGATGGCGAAGGGCATTGTCGAGCTTGCGGAGGACGGCGAGGATGCCGCGGGCGTGGCGGTGCAGGGGAACGACCGGCGATTGCAAAACGCGAGCGAGAAGGCCAAAGGCATCCTGCGTTTCGCGAAGGATGGCGAAGATTCATCTCTGGCCGCAGTTCAGGGAAACGACCGGCGGCTAAAGAACGCGACGACGAAGGCGAAGGGTATTGTCGAGCTTGCGGAAGACGGGGAAGACCGTGGGGGCGTTGTGGTACAGGGGAACGACCGCCGTCTTAAAAACGCGAGCGAGACGGCCATGGGCATTCTGCGTTTCGCGAAAGACGGCGAGGATGATTCGCTTATCGCCGTACAGGGGAGCGACCGGCGGCTCAAAAACGCGACGACGATGGCCATGGGCATCCTGCGTTTCGCGAAAGACGGCGAGGATGATCCGCTTATCGCCGTGCAGGGGAGCGACCGGCGCCTTAAAAACGCAACGACGACGGCGAAGGGTATTGTCGAGCTTGCGGAAGACGGGGAGGACCGCGAGGGCGTGGTGGTTCAGGGGAGCGACCGGCGGCTCAAAAACGCGAGCGAGACGGCCAGGGGCATTCTGCGTTTCGCGGAGGACGGCGAGGAGGTTGCGCTGACCGCAGTGCAGGGGAGTGACCGGCGTCTTAAAAACGCCACGACGACGGCGAAGGGAATCGTCGAGCTTGCCGATGACGGTGAGGATGCCGGGGAGGTTGTTGTCCAGGGAAACGACCGGCGTCTTAAAAACGCGACGACGTTGGCGAAGGGCATTGTCGAGCTCGCGGAGGACGGCGAGGATGCCGCGGGCGTGGTGGTGCAGGGGAACGACCGTCGGCTGAAAAACGCGACCGAGAGCGCGCCGGGTATAGTGGTCCTCGCCGCAAACGGGGAGATTAAGAAGGGGGCGGTACTTCAGTCCGACGACGCGCGGCTTTCGGACCCCAGGGAACCGCTTCCCCATGCGCATAACTACGCGCCGCTGGTGCACGCATATTCCGGCCATTCCGGCACGATAAGCGTGACCGAGAAGCGCAGTGAGGCCTTCGTCGGGATAGCGCCGCCGCCGGACTCCTCGGCGGTGGTATACGCGAAAAACGAATCCCCCGGCGACGGCTCGGTCGGCGTGATCGGAGTGTCTGCGGGTTGTCCGGATGGCGCACAACGCTCGTGGGGCGTCATCGGCCACGGCGCATTCGCCGGGGTGAAGGGGCAGTCTCCGGGCAACGGCGAGGCAGGGCCGCGCGGTTGCGGGGTGATCGGCGTTTCGCGGTTCGGCGCGGGCGGGGTGTTCGCCAGCGAACATTCCTATTCACTGGTCGCGGACGGATATGGTTCGATCGGCGATTTCGACGACACGGTGAACCTGGTGGGCAATGGCGAGGCGCTCCTGGTGAAGGGTTCATCCGAGTTCCATGGCAGGATGCGGGTCCACAACCGGAGCCGGGAGGGCTCGTTCCCGGCGAATATCGTGGAGATGTTCGAGGTCGATGATATCGATTACATCTCCCCGGGCGACATCCTCACGGCAAGCGCGGTCGGGGGCGGCGTACTGTCGCGTTCGAGCGGCGCATACATGCGATCGGTCGTCGGGATCGTTTCGGGAAATCCGACGCTGGTGATTGACAATACCGGCGAATCGCGGAAGGCGTATCCGGTGGCGCTTGCCGGAAGGGTGCTCTGCAAGGTCGACGCGCGCGGTCGCCCGATACGCCCGGGCGATCTCATCGTGACATCGGAGACGCCGGGTTGCGGCATGGCCGGGGAGATCGACTCGTTCGCCAAAATCGGCACCGTTATCGGAAAGGCGCTCGACGGGCTCTCCGGGGGAATGGGAACCATTTCGGTGTTTGTGGCGCACCTTTAA
- a CDS encoding phospholipase D-like domain-containing protein translates to MRTSIIRIARIAPLIAVLFAASPPPVENGQRNGWWRVYFTRPGAGARKAESSPDAAFMRLITHATQRFYGAFYDISDEVIAAELVKAHRRGVDVRIATERDNAGKTALRSLAEAGIPITTDSGPGLMHHKFAVADGAFVWTGSYNLTLNDARKNDNNAIAIYSAALAQIFTAEFMEMHRDGVYANKKEFGALGALAKKYHVRVGETDINAYFSPDDNIERILLKRLEKSQKSVRFMAFSFTSDPLGEELIRLHKKGVEVRGVMEKTGSNSKDSEYVKMKIEGIPVRIISGPGRMHHKVMIIDESIVVTGSYNFSRGANVRNDENILIIHNEEIARAYSSEFDRLYPPGAPPTRPVRSRPRRRTITSYGGSP, encoded by the coding sequence ATGCGCACCAGCATCATCCGGATCGCCCGCATCGCCCCGCTCATCGCCGTCCTGTTCGCCGCGTCGCCCCCCCCGGTGGAGAACGGCCAACGGAACGGCTGGTGGCGCGTCTATTTTACGCGCCCCGGCGCCGGGGCGCGTAAAGCCGAATCCTCCCCCGACGCGGCCTTCATGCGCCTCATCACTCACGCCACGCAAAGGTTTTACGGCGCCTTTTACGACATATCCGACGAGGTGATCGCGGCCGAACTCGTCAAAGCGCACCGGCGCGGGGTCGATGTTCGCATCGCGACCGAGCGCGACAACGCCGGTAAAACTGCACTGCGCTCGCTTGCGGAAGCCGGCATTCCGATCACCACCGACAGCGGACCTGGACTCATGCACCACAAGTTCGCCGTCGCCGACGGGGCCTTCGTCTGGACGGGCTCGTACAACCTCACCCTCAACGACGCGCGCAAAAACGACAACAACGCGATCGCCATATACTCCGCGGCACTCGCGCAGATCTTTACGGCGGAGTTCATGGAGATGCACCGCGACGGCGTCTACGCCAACAAAAAGGAGTTCGGCGCGCTCGGCGCGCTCGCCAAAAAATACCATGTAAGGGTCGGCGAGACCGACATCAACGCGTACTTCTCGCCCGATGACAATATCGAGCGCATCCTCCTGAAGCGCCTCGAAAAGTCGCAAAAATCCGTGCGTTTCATGGCCTTCTCGTTTACGAGCGACCCGCTCGGCGAGGAGCTAATACGGCTCCACAAAAAGGGCGTGGAGGTCCGCGGCGTCATGGAAAAGACCGGGTCCAACAGCAAAGACTCCGAATATGTAAAGATGAAAATAGAGGGCATCCCCGTGCGAATCATATCGGGTCCGGGACGGATGCATCATAAAGTCATGATCATCGACGAGTCGATCGTCGTAACCGGATCGTACAATTTTTCGCGCGGGGCGAACGTCCGCAACGACGAAAACATCCTCATCATCCACAACGAGGAGATCGCCCGCGCGTACTCGAGCGAGTTCGATCGGCTTTATCCGCCGGGCGCCCCTCCGACGCGGCCAGTGCGGAGTCGCCCGAGACGCCGCACCATCACATCATATGGAGGTAGCCCATGA
- a CDS encoding exo-alpha-sialidase, whose product MKKILKAGLASTAFLALAIGSLMLYWYFRPNTALVDPSLRLEAWTAVGDGMHNSNTDMIFWRGRFHLVHANSPYHFATEKCRLMIWRSADARTWEKLSEVNIPGEDIRDPKLAVIGGRLFLYVLKSTRFIAEPYRTALRTSADGKTWTPLRDIEPEGWLFWRPKTRDGRTWHVPAYWHEHGKSILLKSTDGVRWSPVSVIHEGDWNDETDIEFLPDGRMIATARLEGSDRWLGDENASTLIAVASAPYTGWKSTKSFVTRLDGPALFSYNGKTYAVGRHNPDPTGFFTYFGSILARKRTALYLLLEDRLVYLSDLPSAGDTSYAGVVLRGGRAYISYYTSDTARDYPWIIGMLARSDIMIAKVELPLLERLAESKLAADRL is encoded by the coding sequence ATGAAAAAAATCCTGAAAGCGGGACTCGCCTCGACGGCTTTTCTCGCGCTGGCCATCGGATCGCTTATGCTGTACTGGTATTTTCGCCCCAACACCGCGCTGGTGGACCCTTCTCTCCGGCTCGAAGCCTGGACCGCGGTCGGGGACGGCATGCACAACTCGAACACCGACATGATATTCTGGAGGGGCCGCTTTCACCTGGTGCATGCCAACTCGCCCTACCATTTCGCCACCGAGAAATGCCGTCTGATGATCTGGCGCTCTGCCGATGCGCGAACGTGGGAAAAACTCTCGGAGGTCAATATTCCCGGCGAGGACATCCGCGATCCCAAGCTTGCCGTAATCGGCGGACGCCTCTTTCTTTACGTGCTCAAGAGCACGCGCTTCATCGCCGAACCATACAGGACCGCCCTCAGGACCAGCGCCGACGGTAAAACATGGACGCCGCTGCGCGATATCGAGCCGGAGGGATGGCTCTTCTGGCGCCCCAAAACCCGCGACGGGCGCACCTGGCACGTCCCCGCGTACTGGCACGAGCACGGCAAATCCATCCTGCTTAAATCGACCGACGGCGTCCGCTGGTCGCCGGTGTCGGTGATACACGAGGGCGACTGGAACGACGAGACCGACATCGAATTCCTCCCCGACGGCCGCATGATCGCCACGGCGCGCCTGGAGGGATCGGACAGATGGCTGGGCGACGAAAACGCTTCGACGCTCATCGCCGTGGCCTCCGCTCCCTACACCGGATGGAAATCCACGAAAAGCTTCGTGACGCGTCTCGACGGTCCGGCTTTATTTTCGTATAACGGAAAAACCTACGCGGTCGGACGGCACAACCCCGACCCGACCGGATTCTTCACTTATTTCGGAAGCATCCTCGCGCGCAAGCGAACGGCGCTCTACCTTCTTCTTGAGGACCGGCTGGTTTATCTCTCGGACCTTCCGAGCGCCGGCGACACCTCGTACGCCGGGGTCGTCCTGCGCGGAGGTCGCGCGTATATCAGCTACTACACCAGCGACACCGCGCGCGATTACCCCTGGATCATAGGCATGCTCGCCCGAAGCGACATCATGATCGCGAAGGTCGAACTCCCGCTCCTCGAGCGGCTTGCCGAATCGAAGCTCGCGGCGGATCGATTATAA
- a CDS encoding radical SAM protein has protein sequence MDLLVSELFYSIQGESTRAGFPSVFIRLAGCNLDCAWCDTACARSDGRRMSIERIVKEVTKYPAPDHITITGGEPLCQENAPELMGRLARSYAVQLETNGSIDLGVVPPEIRKIVDVKTPSSGEAGSFLMENLRRVGARDEIKFVIADRKDYTFARKFAKKHLANSAAVVNFSPVRGTIPPAELAGLILADGLRVRLNLQLHAIVWPDGEPKKR, from the coding sequence ATGGACCTCCTCGTAAGCGAGCTCTTTTACTCGATACAGGGCGAAAGCACCCGCGCGGGATTCCCGTCTGTTTTCATCAGGCTCGCCGGGTGCAACCTTGACTGTGCCTGGTGCGACACCGCCTGCGCCCGCTCGGACGGAAGGCGAATGAGCATCGAGCGCATTGTCAAGGAGGTAACAAAATATCCCGCACCCGATCATATCACCATAACGGGCGGCGAGCCGCTCTGCCAGGAGAACGCTCCCGAGCTCATGGGACGGCTTGCCCGCTCGTACGCGGTGCAGCTCGAAACGAACGGGAGCATCGACCTGGGCGTTGTGCCTCCGGAGATCCGCAAGATCGTCGATGTTAAAACGCCATCAAGCGGCGAGGCCGGCTCCTTTCTGATGGAAAACCTCCGCCGGGTGGGAGCGCGCGACGAGATAAAATTCGTCATAGCCGACAGGAAGGACTATACTTTTGCAAGGAAGTTCGCAAAGAAACATCTTGCAAATAGCGCGGCGGTCGTTAACTTTTCACCGGTACGCGGCACGATACCGCCGGCGGAGCTCGCCGGACTCATCCTCGCGGACGGACTGCGCGTGCGGCTGAACCTTCAGCTCCACGCCATCGTATGGCCGGACGGTGAGCCGAAAAAACGATAA